One Halobaculum roseum DNA segment encodes these proteins:
- a CDS encoding DUF2298 domain-containing protein — MEYGLVVRWLVVLLALGAVGLPLVARLFPRSATRGAGFALPVSALTLGLVAFWVGRVAFGPIALGVGLVVLLALAGVSLLDRGALREGSVAFDDDAVDRLPDRTVVAETAAVFAVAFLFVVLIRAFDPAVDPIAGEKFLDYGILKSLLRAGALPPEDMWFAGEPVRYYYGGHLLAALFTTLMATPARFGYNLALAGFFGMLVAAVYDLAGSVAASRGRSRRTAGLLGAFLVGVAGNLHTAGWVALRALPPGLRESVAGLVGFDAGEVIARDFSYWTASRVIPGTINEFPLFAWLNGDLHAHMTMTPFLLLGAALAFALYRTPESEARRRRLLLFGAVPLVGGFQVVLDTWSFPSVFGLAWLAVATAPAAPRTLLPASLRRPLDARLGEDAGARLPAELGRPVVAAAVVAAAGALAVAVAAPFLLVAVAGGGSERELAVLPVEMRSSLGELLVVHGAFLATFLAGLLGAVGRERPLTVIAGGVALALAGVAVGLPALGLFGVLLIAGWVALRTDRAGFETVLIVGGAGLALIVELVFLKEQAGPGRMNTVFKTYAQVWPLWAAAAGVVLAGFLKAVPRPDASALWPSSGTRDVAAAVFVAALLVSTGMYAAFAVPAHVNEGYPDEPTLDGTHFVGAFHPSEERPVDWLDAREGQPAILSAPATGVYPGANSRYGHSPGMYTWNANPAASLTGLPTVAGWHHEVGYRGPEAYFSRVRQVDDAYTSRAAAVEAFREYDVRYVWVGPAERERYDGRGMIDFASIDGVETVEEASTGSVMVFRVTESELPPASSLRDEEN, encoded by the coding sequence ATGGAGTACGGTCTCGTCGTCCGCTGGCTCGTGGTCCTCCTCGCGCTCGGCGCCGTCGGCCTCCCGCTCGTGGCCCGACTGTTCCCGCGGTCGGCGACGCGGGGCGCGGGGTTCGCCCTCCCCGTCTCGGCGCTGACGCTCGGGCTCGTCGCCTTCTGGGTCGGCCGCGTCGCCTTCGGACCGATCGCGCTCGGCGTCGGGCTGGTGGTTCTGCTCGCGCTCGCGGGGGTCTCGCTGCTCGACCGCGGGGCACTCCGCGAGGGGAGCGTCGCGTTCGACGACGACGCGGTCGACCGGCTGCCCGACCGAACCGTCGTCGCCGAGACGGCCGCGGTGTTCGCCGTCGCGTTCCTGTTCGTGGTGCTGATCCGCGCGTTCGACCCCGCCGTCGACCCGATCGCCGGCGAGAAGTTCCTGGATTACGGCATCCTCAAGTCGCTGCTGCGGGCGGGCGCGCTCCCGCCGGAGGACATGTGGTTCGCCGGCGAGCCCGTCCGGTACTACTACGGCGGCCACCTCCTCGCGGCGCTGTTCACGACGCTGATGGCGACGCCGGCGCGGTTCGGCTACAACCTCGCGCTCGCGGGCTTCTTCGGGATGCTCGTCGCCGCCGTCTACGACCTCGCGGGGTCGGTCGCCGCGAGCCGCGGCCGGTCGCGCCGGACCGCGGGCCTGCTCGGGGCGTTCCTCGTCGGCGTCGCGGGGAACCTCCACACGGCGGGGTGGGTGGCCCTCCGGGCGCTCCCCCCCGGCCTTCGAGAGTCCGTCGCCGGCCTCGTCGGGTTCGACGCCGGGGAGGTCATCGCCCGCGACTTCTCCTACTGGACCGCCAGCCGGGTCATCCCCGGCACGATCAACGAGTTCCCGCTGTTCGCGTGGCTCAACGGCGACCTCCACGCCCACATGACGATGACCCCGTTCCTGCTGCTGGGGGCGGCGCTCGCGTTCGCGCTGTATCGCACGCCCGAATCGGAAGCCCGCCGCCGGCGACTCCTGCTGTTCGGCGCCGTCCCGCTCGTGGGCGGCTTTCAGGTCGTACTCGATACCTGGAGCTTCCCGAGCGTGTTCGGGCTCGCGTGGCTGGCGGTCGCGACCGCGCCGGCGGCGCCGCGGACGCTGTTGCCCGCGTCGCTTCGGCGTCCCCTCGACGCGCGCCTCGGCGAGGACGCCGGGGCTCGACTGCCGGCGGAACTCGGCCGCCCCGTCGTCGCCGCCGCGGTCGTCGCCGCCGCGGGGGCGCTCGCGGTCGCGGTCGCGGCCCCGTTCCTGCTCGTGGCCGTCGCCGGCGGCGGCAGCGAGCGCGAACTCGCGGTGCTCCCCGTCGAGATGCGCTCGTCGCTGGGCGAACTGCTCGTGGTCCACGGCGCCTTCCTGGCGACGTTTCTCGCGGGGCTGCTCGGGGCGGTCGGCCGGGAGCGTCCGCTCACGGTCATCGCCGGGGGCGTCGCGCTGGCGCTCGCCGGCGTGGCCGTCGGGCTGCCCGCGCTCGGCCTCTTCGGCGTCCTGCTGATCGCGGGGTGGGTCGCCCTGCGGACCGACCGCGCGGGCTTCGAGACCGTGCTGATCGTCGGGGGGGCGGGGCTGGCGCTGATCGTGGAACTCGTCTTCCTGAAGGAGCAGGCCGGCCCCGGCCGGATGAACACCGTGTTCAAGACGTACGCGCAGGTGTGGCCGCTGTGGGCCGCCGCCGCGGGCGTCGTCCTCGCGGGGTTCCTGAAGGCCGTGCCGCGCCCGGACGCCTCGGCGCTGTGGCCGAGTTCGGGCACGCGCGACGTGGCGGCGGCGGTGTTCGTCGCCGCGCTGCTCGTGTCGACGGGGATGTACGCCGCCTTCGCCGTCCCGGCGCACGTGAACGAGGGGTATCCCGACGAGCCGACGCTCGACGGCACCCACTTCGTCGGCGCGTTCCACCCCAGCGAGGAGCGCCCCGTCGACTGGCTGGACGCCCGCGAGGGCCAGCCCGCGATCCTCTCGGCGCCCGCGACCGGCGTGTACCCCGGCGCGAACAGCCGCTACGGCCACTCGCCGGGGATGTACACCTGGAACGCGAACCCCGCCGCGAGCCTCACCGGCCTGCCGACCGTCGCCGGCTGGCACCACGAGGTCGGCTATCGCGGCCCCGAGGCGTACTTCTCCCGGGTGCGGCAGGTCGACGACGCGTACACCTCGCGGGCGGCCGCCGTCGAGGCGTTCCGCGAGTACGACGTGCGCTACGTGTGGGTCGGCCCCGCCGAGCGCGAGCGCTACGACGGCCGCGGGATGATCGACTTCGCGTCCATCGACGGCGTCGAGACCGTCGAGGAGGCGTCGACGGGGTCGGTGATGGTGTTCCGGGTGACGGAGTCGGAGCTCCCGCCGGCGTCGTCGCTGCGGGACGAAGAGAACTGA
- a CDS encoding glycosyltransferase, which produces MQPTVGVVVPAYHPDPGRLRTYLRAIRETIDPDELRVELDLPDGAGGASVDSDGAADAATDAAVPFDLPDDVDCRVVRRRRGKGAAVTAGFEALSTDVYAFADADGATPAPSLADVIAPVRGGDADLAAGSRRHPDADVRSHQTFARRFLGDGFAWIARRLLDAELYDYQCGAKAITATAWERARDHLYEPGFAWDIELVAVAAALDYRIVEVPVTWEDQPGSTVSPVGDTLDMGRGLLVARHRARLIRNDRLHSLIDREEGVALIDRPDDRGAVSDGGAAPGRPDDREGEGTGGSAGDDTAGEGTESR; this is translated from the coding sequence ATGCAGCCGACCGTCGGCGTCGTCGTCCCCGCCTACCACCCGGACCCCGGTCGGCTCCGGACATACCTCCGCGCGATCCGCGAGACGATCGACCCCGACGAGCTCCGCGTCGAACTCGACCTTCCCGACGGTGCCGGGGGTGCGAGCGTCGACTCCGATGGCGCCGCCGACGCCGCCACCGATGCGGCGGTGCCCTTCGACCTCCCGGACGACGTGGACTGCCGCGTCGTCCGTCGCCGTCGCGGGAAGGGGGCGGCCGTCACCGCCGGCTTCGAGGCGCTCTCGACGGACGTGTACGCCTTCGCCGACGCCGACGGCGCGACGCCGGCGCCGTCGCTGGCGGACGTGATCGCCCCAGTCCGCGGCGGCGACGCGGACCTCGCGGCGGGGTCGCGGCGCCACCCGGACGCCGACGTGCGCTCCCACCAGACGTTCGCGCGGCGGTTCCTCGGCGACGGGTTCGCGTGGATCGCCCGCCGCCTGCTCGATGCGGAACTCTACGACTACCAGTGCGGCGCGAAGGCGATCACGGCGACGGCGTGGGAGCGCGCCCGCGACCACCTCTACGAGCCGGGGTTCGCGTGGGACATCGAGCTCGTCGCCGTCGCGGCGGCACTGGACTACCGGATCGTGGAGGTGCCGGTCACGTGGGAGGACCAACCGGGCTCGACCGTCTCGCCCGTGGGCGACACGCTGGACATGGGTCGCGGGCTGTTGGTGGCACGCCACCGCGCGCGTCTCATCCGGAACGACCGGCTCCACAGCCTGATCGACCGCGAGGAGGGCGTCGCGCTGATCGACCGACCCGACGACCGCGGCGCCGTGAGCGACGGGGGCGCCGCGCCGGGGCGACCCGACGACCGCGAGGGCGAGGGCACCGGCGGCTCCGCCGGCGACGACACCGCCGGCGAGGGGACCGAGTCGCGATGA
- a CDS encoding GtrA family protein, which translates to MNEEGALAALASGTRIGQFVSVGVVGFAFDIATSTALRELGVFPELAAFIGIEVAVVVMFLLNDRVTFADEGLGGLAPTLRRLAKSNVVRAGGIAVQLLVFTALFRVVALPLSVAGIDLWFVVSRAGGIGVGMVVNYVAESVFTWRVLE; encoded by the coding sequence ATGAACGAGGAGGGCGCGCTCGCGGCGCTGGCCTCGGGGACCCGGATCGGACAGTTCGTCTCCGTCGGCGTCGTCGGCTTCGCGTTCGACATCGCCACCTCGACGGCGCTGCGCGAACTCGGCGTCTTCCCCGAACTCGCCGCGTTCATCGGGATCGAGGTCGCGGTGGTCGTGATGTTCCTGCTCAACGACCGCGTGACGTTCGCCGACGAGGGACTCGGCGGGCTCGCCCCGACGCTCCGGCGACTGGCGAAGTCGAACGTCGTCCGAGCCGGCGGCATCGCGGTCCAACTGCTCGTGTTCACGGCGCTGTTCCGCGTGGTCGCGCTCCCGCTGTCGGTCGCCGGGATCGACCTCTGGTTCGTGGTCTCCCGGGCCGGCGGCATCGGCGTCGGGATGGTCGTCAACTACGTCGCCGAGAGCGTGTTCACTTGGCGCGTGCTGGAGTGA
- a CDS encoding Rieske (2Fe-2S) protein, translating to MDEDARVADADDVPEGETLLFTVRDGDGELAEAFCTRLSDGTVVAYRNYCQHWTDVRLDKGDGARVTNGEVWCQKHGATFQLDTGVCDFGPCEGSVMESVDVTVADGGVYLNDEEYALEHLGPSGVDEGDGGDSRIDFTGN from the coding sequence ATGGACGAGGACGCGCGCGTCGCCGACGCCGACGACGTGCCCGAGGGCGAGACGCTGTTGTTCACCGTCCGCGACGGCGACGGGGAACTCGCGGAGGCGTTCTGTACCCGCCTGTCGGACGGGACGGTCGTCGCGTACCGCAACTACTGCCAGCACTGGACGGACGTGCGCCTCGACAAGGGCGACGGCGCCCGCGTCACGAACGGCGAGGTGTGGTGTCAGAAACACGGCGCCACGTTCCAGCTCGACACCGGCGTCTGCGACTTCGGCCCCTGCGAGGGCTCGGTGATGGAGTCGGTGGACGTGACCGTCGCCGACGGCGGCGTGTACCTCAATGACGAGGAGTACGCCCTCGAGCACCTCGGGCCCAGCGGCGTCGACGAGGGCGACGGCGGCGACAGCCGGATCGACTTCACCGGGAACTGA
- a CDS encoding aminotransferase class IV produces the protein MSDDADATAGDDGDGDDGDDLVYHVDGDLVPATEASVSVTDRGFQYGDAAFETVRAYGGTLWRWDAHVERLFGSLDALGMPADEMGLSALDLQARVRGTLRANDLADAYVRLSVTRGETAGFAPPAAGETDPTVVVLVKPLPRGGSPDAGGESVWDGPATLQTVKTRRVSDRAIPSDAKTHNYLNNVLARVETRVTGADEAVMLDDDGRVAECATANLFFVDDDAIRTPSLDGPVLPGVTRAEVLDIAREEGFPIEEGAYTPDDVRGADEAFIASSIREIRPVGTYDGVEIGGGPVTTLLSRLYDERVEAECYADGPDDDPGVDGAENDGHGGGDIDGDGDADHAPE, from the coding sequence ATGAGCGACGACGCCGACGCGACAGCCGGCGATGACGGCGACGGCGACGATGGCGACGACCTCGTCTACCACGTCGACGGCGACCTCGTGCCCGCGACCGAGGCGTCGGTGTCGGTGACCGACCGCGGCTTCCAGTACGGCGACGCGGCCTTCGAGACGGTCCGGGCGTACGGCGGGACGCTCTGGCGGTGGGACGCCCACGTCGAGCGCCTGTTCGGCAGTCTCGACGCGCTCGGGATGCCGGCGGACGAGATGGGGCTATCGGCGCTCGACCTACAAGCACGAGTGCGCGGCACCCTCCGCGCGAACGACCTCGCGGACGCGTACGTCCGGTTGTCGGTGACGCGCGGGGAGACCGCGGGGTTCGCGCCGCCCGCGGCCGGCGAGACGGATCCCACGGTCGTCGTCCTGGTGAAGCCGCTTCCGCGGGGCGGCAGCCCGGACGCCGGCGGCGAGTCCGTCTGGGACGGCCCGGCGACGCTCCAGACGGTGAAGACCAGACGGGTGTCCGACCGGGCGATCCCGAGCGACGCGAAGACGCACAACTACCTCAACAACGTCCTCGCCCGCGTCGAGACGCGCGTCACCGGCGCCGACGAGGCGGTCATGCTCGACGACGACGGTCGCGTCGCCGAGTGTGCGACGGCGAACCTCTTTTTCGTCGACGACGACGCGATCCGCACCCCCTCGCTGGACGGGCCGGTACTCCCAGGCGTCACCCGCGCGGAGGTGCTCGACATCGCCCGCGAGGAAGGGTTCCCGATCGAGGAGGGCGCGTACACCCCCGACGACGTGCGCGGCGCCGACGAGGCGTTCATCGCCTCCTCGATCCGCGAGATCCGCCCGGTCGGGACGTACGACGGCGTCGAGATCGGAGGTGGACCGGTGACGACGCTGCTGTCGAGACTGTACGACGAACGCGTGGAGGCGGAATGCTACGCCGACGGACCGGACGACGACCCCGGTGTTGACGGAGCCGAGAACGACGGCCACGGCGGCGGCGACATCGACGGCGACGGCGACGCGGACCACGCGCCGGAATAG
- a CDS encoding anthranilate synthase component II produces the protein MTRVLVVDNYDSFAYNLVQYVGELADEVLVRRNDRVGVGDIRALDPDGIVVSPGPGTPEEAGVSIPVFRELAYPTLGVCLGHQALCAANSAAVTLAPEVVHGKPSDVRHDGRGVFGDLPDRVEVGRYHSLCVEHDAIPPALVETAWTDDEREVVMGVRHADRPHVGVQFHPESILTPDGKAMIRNFLGICDRGGIE, from the coding sequence GTGACCCGCGTCCTCGTCGTCGACAACTACGACTCGTTCGCGTACAACCTCGTCCAGTACGTCGGCGAGCTGGCCGACGAGGTGCTCGTCCGGCGCAACGACCGCGTCGGCGTCGGCGACATTCGCGCCCTCGACCCGGACGGGATCGTCGTCTCCCCAGGCCCCGGAACCCCCGAGGAGGCCGGCGTTTCGATCCCGGTGTTCCGTGAGCTCGCGTACCCGACGCTGGGCGTCTGTCTGGGTCACCAGGCGCTGTGTGCCGCCAACAGCGCCGCGGTCACGCTCGCGCCGGAGGTCGTCCACGGGAAGCCCTCGGACGTGCGCCACGACGGCCGCGGCGTGTTCGGCGACCTCCCCGACCGCGTCGAGGTCGGCAGGTACCACTCGCTGTGCGTCGAACACGACGCGATCCCGCCGGCGCTGGTCGAGACCGCCTGGACGGACGACGAGCGCGAGGTGGTGATGGGCGTGCGCCACGCGGACCGGCCCCACGTCGGCGTGCAGTTCCATCCCGAGAGCATCCTCACGCCCGACGGGAAGGCGATGATCCGCAACTTCCTCGGGATCTGCGACCGAGGTGGGATCGAATGA